A genome region from Cucumis sativus cultivar 9930 chromosome 4, Cucumber_9930_V3, whole genome shotgun sequence includes the following:
- the LOC105435284 gene encoding LOW QUALITY PROTEIN: 36.4 kDa proline-rich protein (The sequence of the model RefSeq protein was modified relative to this genomic sequence to represent the inferred CDS: inserted 1 base in 1 codon) yields MGMKLSISLLLFLFFNLSSLLNANTLACDCDKSPSYPPSPKPKHPPHYPPKPPKSPPPYKPPTVNPPPPYIPKPPPPYVPKPPXVKPPPPYVQPPVAKPPPPPSPPPPVVYPSPPPPPVVYPSPPPPPVVYPSPPPPPYVPVPSPPLKPAPVVPSPSTPCPPPPPKRETCPIDTLKLGACVDLLGGLIHIGIGDRTKQTCCPVLEGLVDLDAAVCLCTTIKAKLLNINLIIPIALQVLVDCGKHPPSGFQCPNY; encoded by the exons atgggGATGAAGCTCTCCATTTCCcttctcctcttcctcttcttcaacctctcttctcttctcaatGCAAACACTCTTGCATGTGATTGTGACAAGTCCCCATCTTACCCTCCTTCCCCTAAACCCAAACATCCGCCGCATTATCCCCCTAAACCCCCCAAATCTCCTCCTCCCTACAAACCCCCCACTGTCAACCCACCTCCCCCATACATCCCAAAACCACCTCCTCCCTACGTCCCAAAGCCCC CCGTCAAACCCCCTCCTCCTTACGTCCAACCCCCCGTAGCTAAACCCCCACCACCACCGTCCCCTCCCCCTCCAGTCGTATACCCGTCACCGCCTCCCCCTCCAGTCGTATACCCCTCACCACCTCCCCCTCCAGTCGTATACCCCTCACCACCTCCCCCTCCTTATGTTCCAGTGCCCAGTCCACCATTAAAGCCAGCGCCGGTGGTTCCATCCCCATCGACTCCTTGTCCTCCTCCGCCGCCGAAACGGGAGACATGCCCCATTGACACGCTGAAGTTGGGAGCGTGTGTGGACTTGTTGGGTGGGTTGATCCATATCGGAATTGGTGACCGTACGAAACAAACTTGCTGCCCTGTTCTTGAAGGACTAGTGGATTTGGATGCGGCAGTTTGTTTGTGTACCACCATTAAAGCTAAGCTTCTGAATATTAACCTTATCATTCCCATTGCCCTTCAAGTTCTTGTGGATTGTGGCAAACACCCTCCCTCTGGTTTCCAATGCCCTAATTACTAA
- the LOC101221238 gene encoding proteasome subunit alpha type-4, which translates to MSRRYDSRTTIFSPEGRLYQVEYAMEAIGNAGSAIGILSKDGVVLVGEKKVTSKLLQTSTSTEKMYKLDDHVACAVAGIMSDANILINTARVQAMRYTYAYQEPMPVEQLVQSLCDTKQGYTQFGGLRPFGVSFLFAGWDKNYGFQLYMSDPSGNYGGWKAAAIGANNQAAQSMLKQDYKDDISREEAIQLALKVLSKTMDSTSLTSEKLELAEVFLSPSGSVKYQVCSPESVSKLLVKSGLTQPAAEAS; encoded by the coding sequence ATGTCCAGAAGATATGATAGCCGAACAACAATATTCTCTCCAGAAGGCCGTCTTTACCAGGTTGAATACGCAATGGAGGCAATTGGAAATGCAGGTTCTGCAATTGGGATATTATCTAAAGATGGAGTTGTTTTGGTAGGtgaaaaaaaggtaacttCCAAACTCCTACAGACCTCAACTTCCACAGAGAAGATGTACAAACTTGATGATCATGTTGCATGTGCTGTGGCTGGAATAATGTCTGATGCAAACATTTTAATCAACACTGCAAGAGTTCAAGCCATGCGATACACTTACGCTTACCAAGAGCCAATGCCTGTCGAGCAACTAGTTCAATCCCTTTGTGATACAAAGCAAGGCTACACTCAGTTTGGCGGTCTACGTCCCTTCGGTGTTTCATTTCTGTTTGCAGGATGGGACAAAAATTACGGCTTTCAGTTATACATGAGTGACCCAAGTGGAAACTATGGTGGTTGGAAGGCTGCTGCAATTGGTGCAAACAACCAGGCAGCACAGTCAATGCTCAAACAAGATTACAAGGATGACATCAGTAGGGAAGAGGCCATCCAGCTTGCACTTAAGGTGCTTAGCAAAACCATGGACAGCACAAGTCTTACTTCAGAAAAACTTGAATTAGCTGAGGTTTTTCTTTCACCTTCTGGCAGTGTCAAGTATCAAGTGTGCTCACCTGAGTCAGTAAGCAAGTTATTGGTGAAGTCCGGTTTGACTCAACCAGCAGCTGAAGCTTCCTAA